A DNA window from Stenotrophomonas sp. 57 contains the following coding sequences:
- a CDS encoding mannose-1-phosphate guanylyltransferase/mannose-6-phosphate isomerase has product MSSIQPVILSGGSGTRLWPLSREAYPKQFLPLAGELTMLQATWQRVAPLAAHGPLVIANEEHRFVAAEQLQQVGAEPAAIILEPVGRNTAPAIAVAALEATRDGADALLLVLPSDHVITDKAAFRSAVQAAASAAETGKLVTFGIVPTGPETGYGYIKAADGQGLRAVERFVEKPDLDTATGYVASGQYYWNSGMFLFKASRYLQELERFQPAMLAGSRQAWQQARRDADFTRLDKEAFTAVTSDSIDYAVMEKTADAVVIPLDAGWNDVGSWTALRDVSQQDGDGNAHQGDVIAIDCRNTYAYGQRLVAMVGLDDVIVVETDDAVLVGKADRMQEVKTVVAQLKAEGRSEATWHRKVYRPWGAYDSIDNGERFQVKRITVKPGGTLSLQMHHHRAEHWIVVSGTAEVTRGDEVILLSENQSTYIPLGVTHRLRNPGKLPLELIEVQSGSYLGEDDIVRFEDTYGRS; this is encoded by the coding sequence ATGAGCAGCATCCAGCCCGTCATCCTCTCCGGTGGTTCCGGGACCCGCCTGTGGCCGCTGTCGCGCGAGGCCTACCCGAAGCAGTTCCTGCCACTGGCAGGCGAGCTGACGATGCTGCAGGCCACCTGGCAACGCGTTGCACCGCTGGCGGCGCACGGCCCGTTGGTGATCGCCAACGAAGAGCATCGCTTCGTTGCTGCCGAGCAGCTGCAGCAGGTCGGCGCCGAGCCGGCTGCGATCATCCTGGAGCCGGTCGGCCGCAACACCGCGCCGGCCATCGCCGTGGCCGCACTGGAGGCTACCCGTGATGGCGCCGACGCGCTGCTGCTGGTGCTGCCCTCCGATCATGTCATCACCGACAAAGCCGCTTTCCGCAGCGCCGTGCAGGCCGCCGCAAGTGCCGCCGAAACCGGCAAGCTGGTCACCTTCGGCATCGTGCCGACCGGCCCGGAAACCGGCTACGGCTACATCAAGGCCGCCGACGGCCAGGGCCTGCGTGCGGTCGAACGGTTCGTCGAAAAGCCCGATCTCGACACGGCCACAGGTTACGTGGCCAGCGGCCAGTACTACTGGAACAGCGGCATGTTCCTGTTCAAGGCCTCACGCTACCTGCAGGAGCTGGAACGCTTCCAGCCGGCGATGCTGGCCGGCAGCCGCCAGGCCTGGCAGCAGGCCCGCCGCGATGCCGACTTCACCCGCCTGGACAAGGAAGCCTTCACCGCCGTCACCTCCGACTCCATCGACTACGCAGTGATGGAAAAGACCGCCGACGCGGTGGTGATCCCGCTCGATGCGGGCTGGAACGATGTCGGCTCGTGGACCGCGCTGCGCGACGTCTCGCAGCAGGACGGCGATGGCAATGCGCATCAGGGTGATGTGATCGCCATCGACTGCCGCAACACCTACGCCTATGGCCAGCGCCTGGTCGCGATGGTCGGCCTGGATGATGTGATCGTGGTCGAGACCGATGATGCAGTGCTGGTCGGCAAGGCCGACCGCATGCAGGAGGTCAAGACCGTGGTGGCACAGCTGAAGGCCGAAGGCCGCAGCGAGGCGACCTGGCACCGCAAGGTGTATCGCCCCTGGGGCGCCTATGATTCGATCGACAATGGTGAGCGTTTCCAGGTCAAGCGCATCACGGTCAAGCCCGGCGGTACGCTCAGCCTGCAGATGCACCACCATCGCGCCGAGCACTGGATCGTGGTCAGCGGCACCGCCGAGGTCACCCGCGGCGACGAAGTGATCCTGCTGAGCGAGAACCAGAGCACCTATATTCCGCTGGGCGTGACCCATCGCCTGCGCAATCCGGGCAAGCTGCCGCTGGAACTGATCGAAGTGCAGTCGGGCAGCTACCTGGGCGAGGATGACATCGTGCGCTTCGAGGATACCTACGGGCGCAGTTGA
- the rfbB gene encoding dTDP-glucose 4,6-dehydratase, with amino-acid sequence MPTWLVTGGAGFIGGNFVLEAVARGVKVINLDVLTYAGNLKTLSSLDGNPNHVFVQGDIGDSALVARLLAEHRPDAVLNFAAESHVDRSIDGPGAFIQTNVVGTLGLLEAVRDYWKALPAEQGAAFRFLHVSTDEVYGTLGETGKFSETTPYAPNSPYSASKAASDHLVRAFHHTYGLPVLTTNCSNNYGPYHFPEKLIPLVIAKALAGEPLPVYGDGKQVRDWLFVSDHCEAIRTVLAKGQVGETYNVGGNSEKQNIEVVQAICALLDQRRPRADGQPRSSQITYVTDRPGHDRRYAIDASKLKNDLGWEPAYTFEQGITFTVDWYLDNQAWVNGVLDGSYRLQRIGTAA; translated from the coding sequence GTGCCCACATGGCTTGTCACCGGCGGCGCCGGATTCATTGGCGGTAACTTCGTTCTCGAGGCCGTCGCGCGCGGCGTCAAGGTCATCAACCTCGACGTGCTGACCTACGCCGGCAACCTGAAGACCCTGTCCAGCCTGGACGGCAATCCGAACCACGTGTTCGTGCAGGGTGACATCGGCGACAGCGCCCTGGTCGCCCGCCTGCTGGCCGAACACCGGCCCGACGCCGTGCTGAATTTCGCCGCCGAGAGCCACGTGGACCGTTCCATCGACGGCCCGGGCGCCTTCATCCAGACCAACGTGGTGGGCACCCTGGGCCTGCTGGAAGCGGTCCGTGATTACTGGAAGGCGCTGCCGGCCGAACAGGGCGCGGCCTTCCGCTTCCTGCACGTGTCCACCGACGAGGTGTACGGCACCCTGGGCGAGACCGGCAAGTTCAGCGAAACCACGCCGTACGCGCCGAATTCCCCGTATTCGGCGTCGAAGGCCGCTTCGGACCACCTGGTCCGTGCGTTCCACCACACCTACGGGCTGCCGGTGCTGACCACCAACTGCTCCAACAACTACGGCCCGTACCACTTCCCGGAGAAGCTCATTCCGCTGGTGATCGCCAAGGCGCTGGCCGGCGAGCCGCTGCCGGTGTACGGCGATGGCAAGCAGGTGCGCGACTGGCTGTTCGTGTCCGACCACTGCGAAGCGATCCGCACCGTGCTGGCCAAGGGCCAGGTCGGCGAGACCTACAACGTCGGCGGCAACTCGGAAAAGCAGAACATCGAAGTGGTGCAGGCCATCTGTGCGCTGCTGGACCAGCGCCGCCCGCGTGCAGACGGCCAGCCGCGCAGCAGCCAGATCACCTACGTCACCGACCGCCCCGGCCATGACCGCCGCTATGCGATCGATGCCTCCAAGCTGAAGAACGACCTGGGCTGGGAACCGGCCTACACCTTCGAACAGGGCATCACGTTCACCGTCGACTGGTACCTGGACAACCAGGCATGGGTCAACGGCGTGCTCGACGGCAGCTACCGTCTGCAGCGCATCGGCACCGCGGCCTGA
- the rfbC gene encoding dTDP-4-dehydrorhamnose 3,5-epimerase: MKVIETKLPGCVVIEPAVFGDARGYFFETWNAERFAALGLPDRFVQSNVSTSAQGVLRGLHYQWPRPQGKLVSVLEGEVYDVAVDIRRGSPTFGQWEAVVLSAENKKQFWIPEGFAHGFAVLSERAVFSYLCTEVYLKDFDAGVRWNDADIAVDWPVSAPTLSAKDESAPFLKDIAEDRLPVYVP, from the coding sequence GTGAAAGTGATTGAAACCAAGTTGCCCGGCTGCGTGGTGATCGAGCCGGCGGTGTTCGGGGATGCCCGCGGCTATTTCTTCGAAACCTGGAACGCCGAGCGCTTTGCCGCGCTGGGCCTGCCGGATCGCTTCGTGCAGAGCAACGTGTCGACGTCGGCACAGGGCGTGCTGCGCGGCCTGCATTACCAGTGGCCGCGCCCGCAGGGCAAGCTGGTCAGCGTGCTGGAAGGCGAGGTCTATGACGTGGCGGTGGACATCCGCCGTGGTTCGCCGACCTTTGGCCAGTGGGAAGCGGTGGTGCTGAGCGCGGAGAACAAGAAGCAGTTCTGGATTCCGGAAGGCTTCGCCCACGGCTTTGCCGTACTGTCCGAGCGCGCGGTGTTCAGCTATCTGTGCACCGAGGTCTACCTGAAGGACTTCGATGCAGGCGTGCGCTGGAACGATGCCGACATCGCGGTGGACTGGCCGGTGAGCGCACCGACCCTGTCGGCCAAGGACGAGAGCGCCCCCTTCCTGAAGGACATTGCCGAAGACCGCCTGCCGGTCTACGTGCCATGA
- the rfbD gene encoding dTDP-4-dehydrorhamnose reductase has product MTVLVFGGNGQVGQELLRALAPLGQVVATTRSGVLPDGSPCETADFGQPDSLTALLDRLQPSVVVNAAAYTAVDRAEQEVDAAFAANAQAPGVIARWCAAHGVPFVHYSTDYVFDGQGTAPYREEEPTAPLGVYGTSKRDGEDAVRAAGGRHLIFRTAWVYASHGANFLRTMLRVGAERDQLRVVADQIGTPTPAALIADVTAQALQYPDPLSGTWHLTASGQTSWHSFAEAIFAQALATGLLAKAPSVEAIPSSEYPTPAKRPAWSVLDNRKLQQDFGIVLPSWQDGLKRVMAELA; this is encoded by the coding sequence ATGACCGTTCTGGTTTTCGGTGGCAATGGCCAGGTCGGCCAGGAGCTGCTGCGCGCGCTGGCGCCCCTGGGCCAGGTGGTCGCGACCACCCGCAGCGGTGTCCTGCCTGATGGCAGCCCCTGCGAAACCGCTGATTTCGGCCAGCCTGACAGCCTGACAGCCCTGCTGGACCGGCTGCAGCCGTCGGTGGTGGTCAATGCCGCCGCCTACACGGCGGTGGACCGTGCCGAGCAGGAGGTCGATGCGGCGTTTGCGGCCAATGCGCAGGCGCCGGGTGTGATCGCGCGCTGGTGCGCGGCCCATGGCGTGCCGTTTGTGCATTACTCCACCGACTACGTGTTCGATGGTCAGGGCACCGCGCCGTACCGCGAGGAGGAGCCGACCGCGCCGCTGGGGGTGTATGGCACCAGCAAGCGTGATGGCGAGGATGCGGTGCGCGCGGCCGGCGGTCGCCACCTGATCTTCCGCACGGCCTGGGTGTATGCCTCGCATGGGGCCAATTTCCTGCGCACCATGCTGCGCGTCGGCGCCGAGCGCGATCAGCTGCGGGTGGTCGCCGACCAGATCGGCACGCCGACGCCGGCGGCACTGATTGCCGACGTCACTGCGCAGGCACTGCAGTATCCGGATCCGTTGTCCGGTACCTGGCACCTGACCGCCAGTGGCCAGACCAGCTGGCACAGTTTTGCCGAGGCGATCTTCGCGCAGGCGCTGGCGACCGGCCTGCTGGCCAAGGCGCCGTCGGTCGAGGCGATCCCCAGTTCCGAGTATCCGACCCCGGCCAAACGCCCGGCCTGGTCGGTGCTGGACAACCGCAAGCTGCAGCAGGATTTCGGCATCGTGCTGCCCAGCTGGCAGGATGGCCTGAAGCGGGTGATGGCCGAGCTGGCCTGA
- a CDS encoding electron transfer flavoprotein subunit beta/FixA family protein, with protein MKILVAYKRVVDYNVRIQVKPDGSGVVTDGVKLSPNPFDEIALEEALRLRDKGIASEVVVATIAPADAQAHLRNGLAMGANRAIHVVTDQAIQPLTASRTLLKLIEKEQPDLVILGKQAIDDDANQTGQMLATLWGRPQATFASKLEIADGKATVTREVDAGLETLEVDLPAVVTTDLRLNEPRFIKLPDIMKAKAKPLETLQLADLGVEAADTFKTTHYAAPSKRSKGVMVKDAAELVAALKQKGLL; from the coding sequence ATGAAAATCCTCGTCGCGTACAAGCGCGTGGTGGACTACAACGTCCGCATCCAGGTCAAGCCGGACGGCTCTGGCGTGGTCACCGACGGCGTCAAGCTGTCCCCCAACCCCTTCGACGAAATCGCTCTGGAAGAAGCCCTGCGACTGCGCGACAAGGGCATTGCCAGCGAAGTGGTGGTTGCGACCATCGCCCCGGCCGATGCCCAGGCGCACCTGCGCAACGGTCTGGCCATGGGCGCCAACCGTGCCATTCACGTCGTCACCGACCAGGCCATCCAGCCGCTGACTGCGTCGCGCACCCTGCTCAAGCTGATCGAGAAGGAACAGCCGGACCTGGTGATCCTCGGCAAGCAGGCCATCGACGATGACGCCAACCAGACCGGCCAGATGCTGGCCACGCTGTGGGGCCGCCCGCAGGCGACCTTCGCCAGCAAGCTGGAGATTGCCGATGGCAAGGCCACGGTGACCCGCGAAGTCGACGCCGGCCTGGAAACGCTGGAAGTGGACCTGCCGGCCGTGGTCACCACCGACCTGCGCCTGAACGAGCCGCGCTTCATCAAGCTGCCGGACATCATGAAGGCCAAGGCCAAGCCGCTGGAGACCCTGCAGCTGGCCGATCTGGGCGTTGAAGCCGCCGACACCTTCAAGACCACCCATTACGCCGCGCCGTCCAAGCGCAGCAAGGGTGTGATGGTCAAGGACGCGGCCGAACTGGTTGCCGCACTCAAGCAGAAGGGGCTGCTGTAA
- the rfbA gene encoding glucose-1-phosphate thymidylyltransferase RfbA — protein sequence MTQRKGIILAGGSGTRLYPITKGVSKQLLPVYDKPMIYYPLSVLMLAGIREVLIINTPHEQALFQQLLGDGSQWGMDIQYAVQPSPDGLAQAYLIGRDFVAGKPSCLVLGDNIFHGHGLRDVLKRADQRVDGATVFGYWVNDPERYGVAEFDKSGKVIDLVEKPENPRSNYAVTGLYFYDGNASAHAAELKPSPRGELEITDLNKRYLAEGNLHLEALGRGYAWLDTGTHQSLLEASNFIETIQTRQGLQVCCPEEIAFGQGWITAEQLEALAAPLIKNGYGQYLHKLALRGVVP from the coding sequence ATGACCCAGCGCAAGGGCATCATCCTCGCCGGTGGCTCCGGCACCCGGCTGTATCCGATCACCAAGGGCGTCAGCAAGCAGCTGCTGCCGGTGTACGACAAGCCGATGATCTACTACCCGCTCAGCGTGCTGATGCTGGCGGGCATCCGTGAAGTGCTCATCATCAATACCCCGCACGAACAGGCGTTGTTCCAGCAGTTGCTGGGCGACGGTTCGCAGTGGGGCATGGACATCCAGTACGCGGTGCAGCCGAGCCCGGATGGGCTGGCGCAGGCCTACCTGATCGGCCGCGATTTCGTGGCCGGCAAGCCGAGCTGCCTGGTGCTGGGCGACAACATCTTCCACGGCCACGGCCTGCGTGACGTGCTCAAGCGTGCCGACCAGCGCGTGGATGGCGCCACCGTGTTCGGCTACTGGGTGAACGACCCGGAACGCTATGGCGTGGCCGAGTTCGACAAGAGCGGCAAGGTCATCGACCTGGTGGAGAAGCCGGAAAACCCGCGCTCGAACTATGCGGTCACCGGCCTGTATTTCTACGACGGCAACGCCAGCGCGCACGCCGCCGAACTGAAGCCGTCGCCGCGTGGCGAGCTGGAGATCACCGATCTCAACAAGCGATATCTGGCCGAGGGTAACCTCCACCTGGAAGCGCTCGGCCGTGGCTATGCCTGGCTGGATACCGGCACCCACCAGTCGCTGCTGGAAGCCTCCAATTTCATCGAGACCATCCAGACCCGCCAGGGCCTCCAGGTCTGCTGCCCGGAAGAAATCGCGTTCGGCCAGGGCTGGATCACCGCCGAGCAGCTGGAAGCATTGGCTGCACCGCTGATCAAGAATGGCTACGGTCAGTACCTGCACAAGCTCGCCCTGCGTGGAGTTGTTCCGTGA